A DNA window from Maribellus comscasis contains the following coding sequences:
- a CDS encoding SDR family NAD(P)-dependent oxidoreductase, with amino-acid sequence MKRTENKVVIVTGGALGIGRETCLLLAKEGAKVAVTDVLNKEGQNLVEEINKSGGVAKFWHLDVSDEKEVEKVYADVVKEFGKLDATVNNAGIAGADKPTHELTEKEWDAVMNVNVKGVFFCTKHAIPYLQKSGKGSIINLSSIYGLIGAGDIPPYHASKGAVRLMTKNDALIYAKDNIRVNSVHPGFIWTPLVEALGKKNPEFRKQLDSLHPIGHVGESIDIAYGILYLVSDESKFVTGSELVIDGGYTCK; translated from the coding sequence ATGAAAAGAACAGAAAATAAAGTTGTCATCGTTACAGGTGGCGCGTTAGGAATTGGTCGCGAAACGTGTCTTTTATTAGCAAAAGAAGGTGCAAAAGTAGCCGTAACTGATGTACTGAATAAAGAAGGTCAAAACTTAGTTGAAGAAATAAATAAGTCAGGCGGAGTAGCAAAATTCTGGCATCTTGATGTATCAGACGAAAAAGAGGTTGAAAAAGTTTATGCTGACGTTGTCAAAGAATTTGGGAAATTGGATGCGACAGTTAATAATGCAGGAATTGCAGGCGCCGACAAGCCAACCCATGAATTAACCGAAAAAGAATGGGATGCAGTTATGAATGTAAACGTAAAAGGAGTTTTCTTCTGCACAAAACATGCCATTCCTTATCTGCAAAAATCGGGAAAAGGAAGTATTATAAACCTTTCCTCCATTTATGGGCTGATTGGAGCAGGAGATATTCCTCCTTATCACGCTTCAAAAGGTGCCGTCAGGTTAATGACGAAAAATGATGCACTTATTTACGCAAAAGACAATATAAGAGTGAACTCTGTACATCCGGGATTTATCTGGACGCCACTGGTTGAAGCGCTGGGTAAAAAAAATCCGGAATTCCGAAAACAGTTGGATAGCCTGCACCCGATAGGACATGTTGGTGAATCAATAGATATTGCGTATGGAATACTTTACCTGGTATCCGACGAATCAAAATTTGTTACCGGAAGTGAATTAGTTATTGATGGTGGTTATACCTGTAAATAA
- the nagB gene encoding glucosamine-6-phosphate deaminase, with protein MQVLIKKDQTEVGKWVADYIIKKIIDFNPTNNRPFVLGLPTGSSPLPTYNELIRRHKLGDISFQNIITFNMDEYVGIPESHTQSYHFFMYVNFFNHIDIPKQNVHILNGNALNLDQECLEYEKNIFNAGGIDLFLCGIGNDGHIALNEPGSSLTSRTRVKSLCYDTIHFNSRFFDNDLSKVPTKALTVGVGTIMDAREVLIVITGYNKARALKEVVESGVSHLWPASILQMHQNGIIVCDESATMELQVKTVKYFKEIEIIAKDETVH; from the coding sequence ATGCAAGTATTAATTAAAAAAGACCAAACTGAAGTAGGCAAATGGGTAGCTGATTATATTATCAAAAAGATTATAGATTTTAATCCTACCAATAATAGGCCTTTTGTTCTTGGCTTGCCAACAGGGTCATCACCTTTACCCACGTACAATGAACTTATTCGGCGACATAAGTTAGGTGATATCTCATTTCAGAATATCATCACTTTTAATATGGACGAATATGTTGGAATTCCTGAAAGTCATACCCAAAGTTACCATTTCTTCATGTACGTTAATTTCTTTAACCATATTGATATCCCTAAACAAAACGTGCATATCTTAAATGGTAATGCGCTCAATCTGGATCAGGAATGTCTGGAATATGAAAAGAATATTTTTAATGCCGGAGGTATTGATTTGTTTCTTTGTGGCATTGGCAATGATGGACATATTGCATTGAATGAGCCCGGTTCTTCGCTAACCTCACGCACACGAGTTAAATCACTTTGCTATGATACCATTCATTTTAATTCAAGGTTTTTTGATAATGATTTGTCAAAAGTACCCACAAAAGCGCTTACAGTTGGAGTCGGCACGATTATGGATGCCCGGGAAGTTCTGATTGTAATTACTGGTTACAACAAAGCACGAGCGTTAAAAGAAGTAGTTGAAAGTGGAGTAAGCCATTTGTGGCCAGCTTCTATTCTACAAATGCATCAAAATGGAATTATTGTTTGTGATGAATCGGCAACGATGGAATTACAGGTTAAAACAGTTAAATATTTCAAAGAGATTGAAATTATTGCAAAGGATGAAACAGTGCATTAA
- a CDS encoding glycosyltransferase family 4 protein — translation MKVLVLYDYPPSPGGLATQGDLLYKGLVEMGIDAHPVHFESAQEKEWYYRWFEPDIVVGVGYWGHTPQLVLHPQRYGVQPVPWLVADGYIANYQEVLNALPLILVTSNWVKEMYVRDGIDGSKIEVLPVGCNTDAFIPFQKDDPKILAVREALGVSPDQLMILTVGGDAASKGAQEVMQALAIIDTKAPDWKYVCKVWPQPRTKTQNMLDLEMAAHLGIEKNVTYATNKISRNFMPYLIGACDIYAAPSRLEGFGMPQVEAGACGKPVVSIKAMGMLDTLIHGETALLAKVARKIAVSEVLLGEESGFEDQHKVIFKVPRTVDYRANVQDIAKYLLQLMKDAELREKMGKAGRERVVENFDYRVVAKRFVQIINDKLGIY, via the coding sequence ATGAAAGTATTGGTTTTATACGATTACCCTCCCTCGCCGGGGGGACTTGCTACCCAGGGAGATTTGCTTTACAAAGGACTTGTAGAAATGGGCATTGACGCCCACCCTGTGCATTTCGAATCGGCTCAGGAAAAGGAATGGTATTACCGCTGGTTTGAGCCCGACATTGTTGTTGGCGTTGGATACTGGGGGCACACACCGCAGTTGGTTCTTCACCCGCAGCGTTACGGTGTGCAGCCTGTTCCATGGCTGGTTGCCGATGGTTATATTGCCAATTACCAGGAAGTTTTAAATGCGCTACCATTAATCCTTGTAACGTCTAACTGGGTGAAAGAGATGTATGTCCGCGATGGTATCGATGGCAGTAAAATTGAAGTTTTGCCTGTGGGCTGCAATACTGATGCATTTATTCCTTTTCAAAAGGATGATCCAAAAATTTTGGCCGTTCGTGAAGCTTTGGGTGTTTCACCTGACCAGTTAATGATTCTTACCGTTGGTGGCGACGCCGCATCGAAAGGCGCACAAGAGGTAATGCAGGCGCTGGCCATTATCGATACCAAAGCGCCCGACTGGAAATATGTGTGTAAAGTATGGCCACAGCCACGAACTAAAACTCAAAATATGTTGGATCTGGAAATGGCAGCACATCTTGGTATCGAAAAAAATGTGACGTATGCGACGAATAAAATCTCCCGGAATTTTATGCCTTACCTGATTGGAGCATGCGATATTTATGCAGCTCCTTCCCGGTTGGAAGGATTTGGAATGCCGCAGGTAGAAGCAGGTGCATGTGGAAAACCTGTAGTTAGCATTAAAGCTATGGGAATGCTGGATACACTCATTCACGGAGAAACAGCTCTTCTGGCAAAAGTAGCTCGTAAAATTGCGGTGAGTGAAGTTTTACTTGGCGAAGAATCAGGATTTGAAGATCAGCATAAAGTAATTTTTAAAGTGCCACGCACGGTCGATTACCGGGCAAATGTGCAGGATATAGCAAAGTACTTATTGCAGCTTATGAAAGATGCTGAATTGCGCGAGAAAATGGGCAAAGCGGGCAGGGAAAGAGTTGTAGAGAATTTCGATTATCGTGTGGTTGCAAAGCGTTTTGTACAGATCATCAACGATAAGTTGGGAATATATTAA
- a CDS encoding PIG-L deacetylase family protein: MNEIKQKNVVVIVAHPDDETLWAGGTILSQLSWNCFIISLCRGNDKERAPKFYEALKTFRAEGAMGTLDDSPEQIPLDIKVVEQVILDLLPAKNYHLIITHNPSGEYTRHIRHEEVSKAVIKLWYNKKISTDELWTFAYEDGKRKYYPQPEKDAAIYRTLTGRIWKRKYSMITETYGFDENSWEAKTTPRDEAFRQFTNSLTAVKWLNNGGVYL, translated from the coding sequence ATGAATGAAATAAAACAGAAAAACGTTGTCGTAATTGTCGCCCACCCTGATGATGAAACTTTGTGGGCGGGAGGAACAATATTAAGTCAACTGTCGTGGAACTGTTTTATTATTTCGCTTTGCCGGGGAAACGATAAAGAGCGTGCCCCTAAATTTTACGAAGCATTAAAAACGTTTAGAGCGGAAGGTGCTATGGGTACGCTGGATGACAGTCCTGAACAAATTCCCCTTGATATTAAAGTAGTGGAGCAAGTCATTCTTGATCTGCTACCGGCTAAAAATTATCATTTAATTATTACCCATAATCCATCAGGGGAATATACGCGACATATTAGACACGAAGAAGTAAGTAAAGCCGTAATAAAACTTTGGTACAACAAGAAAATATCCACCGACGAACTTTGGACTTTTGCCTATGAAGATGGTAAAAGGAAGTATTATCCCCAACCAGAGAAAGATGCTGCAATATACCGCACACTCACCGGGCGAATTTGGAAGAGAAAATACAGCATGATTACAGAAACGTACGGATTTGATGAAAATAGCTGGGAGGCAAAAACAACACCAAGGGATGAAGCTTTCCGTCAATTTACAAATTCGCTTACGGCTGTAAAATGGCTTAACAACGGAGGAGTTTACTTATGA
- a CDS encoding universal stress protein has protein sequence MITRKNFLKRFFGGIEGRERAKYQHEKMKKILITLDYDPSAQKVAETGFSFAKTMKAEITLLHVLADPQDYKVAEHITVMGFAGHLDTSEVMQEDTFNSKKLSMQFLDKSKLYLGDNRIQTLLEEGDCAEAILKAAYKINADVIVMGSHSRKWFENTTMGSITKKVLQNTTIPVLIIPTKKQSKS, from the coding sequence ATGATTACAAGGAAAAATTTTTTGAAACGATTTTTTGGGGGTATTGAGGGAAGAGAAAGGGCAAAATATCAACATGAAAAAATGAAAAAAATATTGATTACGCTGGATTATGATCCAAGTGCCCAAAAAGTAGCGGAAACAGGCTTTTCATTTGCAAAAACGATGAAGGCCGAAATAACATTATTACATGTGTTAGCAGATCCACAGGATTATAAGGTCGCTGAACATATTACTGTTATGGGTTTTGCAGGTCATTTGGATACTAGTGAGGTGATGCAGGAAGATACCTTTAATTCTAAAAAATTATCCATGCAATTTCTTGATAAGTCAAAACTATATCTTGGAGATAATCGCATTCAAACGCTCCTTGAAGAAGGTGATTGCGCAGAAGCTATTTTAAAGGCTGCATATAAAATTAATGCGGATGTTATTGTAATGGGATCGCACAGCAGGAAATGGTTTGAAAATACAACCATGGGAAGCATTACTAAAAAAGTTTTACAAAATACGACTATTCCGGTTTTGATTATCCCAACAAAAAAGCAAAGTAAATCCTGA
- a CDS encoding SPFH domain-containing protein, which yields MNYLYLIIPIVIFLLLGIRIVRPTHRGLIERLGKYKKLADPGFHWIIPVVDRLFMVNITEQMVDAEPQEIITNDNLNASVDAQVYFRVKSDEESIKGSTYDVDNYQWQIVNLARTTLRNIIGTLTLKSANSERGKINTELHETLHKETKSWGIEIIRTELKQIDPPSDVQETMNKVVKAENEKIAAIDSATAAETVADGVKRAKIKEAEGYKQSKILHAEGEAEAIKLVNEAADKYFIGNAQLLRKLEALEASLENNAKIVIPTGAELVNIIGEMAGIVPLERRQKEK from the coding sequence ATGAATTATTTGTATTTGATCATTCCGATAGTAATTTTTTTACTATTGGGAATTAGAATTGTAAGGCCAACGCACAGGGGGCTTATTGAGCGACTTGGGAAATATAAGAAACTTGCGGATCCAGGATTTCACTGGATTATTCCGGTTGTTGATCGCCTTTTTATGGTAAACATCACGGAACAAATGGTGGATGCCGAACCTCAGGAAATTATCACCAACGATAATTTGAATGCAAGCGTTGACGCTCAGGTATATTTCAGGGTAAAATCGGATGAGGAAAGTATAAAAGGTTCAACCTACGATGTTGATAATTATCAGTGGCAGATAGTTAACCTTGCCCGTACAACACTCCGTAACATTATAGGTACACTTACCTTAAAATCGGCTAACAGCGAACGAGGGAAAATAAACACCGAACTGCATGAAACCCTGCATAAAGAAACCAAAAGCTGGGGAATAGAAATTATACGCACTGAATTAAAACAGATTGATCCGCCTTCTGATGTACAGGAAACCATGAACAAAGTGGTAAAAGCTGAAAATGAAAAAATTGCAGCTATTGATTCTGCCACTGCCGCTGAAACTGTTGCTGACGGTGTAAAACGTGCCAAAATTAAAGAAGCCGAAGGTTATAAACAGTCGAAGATTTTACATGCAGAGGGAGAAGCGGAAGCTATAAAACTCGTAAATGAAGCTGCCGATAAGTATTTTATTGGAAATGCACAGCTATTGCGAAAGCTGGAAGCACTGGAAGCATCACTGGAGAACAATGCAAAAATTGTTATTCCAACCGGTGCAGAATTGGTAAACATTATAGGCGAAATGGCCGGTATTGTACCCCTGGAAAGGAGACAAAAAGAGAAATGA
- a CDS encoding general stress protein CsbD, with translation MDTKFDMNGWRIIKDKLRNKYPDLTDVDLDWGRVSREDLIQNISIKLGKTKKELMDEIDSLEYSS, from the coding sequence ATGGATACAAAATTTGATATGAACGGATGGCGAATTATAAAAGATAAACTCAGAAACAAATATCCAGATTTAACTGATGTTGATTTGGATTGGGGAAGAGTATCAAGAGAAGATTTGATACAGAATATTTCTATCAAATTGGGTAAAACAAAAAAGGAATTGATGGATGAAATTGACTCATTGGAGTATTCTTCCTGA
- a CDS encoding PAS domain-containing protein, giving the protein MISDEMDFMNAKVLRKKAEEVLKEKQQKGSIPEETDTKRLLHELQVHQIELEMQNEELRLAYITAETALKKYTMLFDLSPMGYFTLDSDGAICELNFMGAEMLGERHFSLIDSNFKLFISEDSKPVFNNFFKKIYTSNAKEFCEVILGYDKKTLCSVYMEGVVTEDDQKCLLSVVDISKFSLQNKS; this is encoded by the coding sequence ATGATTAGCGATGAAATGGATTTTATGAATGCCAAAGTACTGCGCAAAAAAGCGGAAGAAGTACTCAAAGAAAAACAACAGAAGGGGAGTATTCCTGAAGAAACCGATACAAAACGACTCCTTCATGAATTGCAGGTACACCAGATAGAACTGGAAATGCAGAATGAGGAGCTGCGTCTGGCGTACATCACCGCAGAAACGGCACTTAAAAAATATACCATGTTATTCGATTTATCTCCCATGGGCTATTTTACCCTCGATTCAGATGGAGCCATTTGCGAGTTGAACTTTATGGGTGCTGAAATGCTCGGGGAGCGACATTTTAGTTTAATAGACAGCAACTTTAAACTTTTTATTTCAGAAGATTCAAAGCCTGTATTTAATAATTTTTTCAAAAAAATTTACACCAGTAACGCAAAAGAATTCTGCGAAGTAATATTGGGTTATGATAAAAAAACGTTGTGTTCTGTATATATGGAAGGGGTGGTTACGGAAGATGATCAAAAATGCCTTTTATCGGTGGTGGATATTTCAAAGTTCAGTTTGCAAAATAAATCGTAA
- a CDS encoding chemotaxis protein CheB produces the protein MKTEKTEPVVSSLKKNQEKFPIIGIGASAGGLEALEQLFGEVPENSGMAYVVIQHLDPTHKGMLPELLQRVSKNKVFQVEDKMKVKPNCVYVIPPNKSMSILKGLLYLFEPIEARGMRLPIDFFLRSLADDQRDSAVGIILSGMGSDGSIGIGAIKEKNGIAIVQEPETAKFDSMPRNAINSGLIDVVAPPNEIHSKLIEFLDHVPVVKTDRIIGKDSKSALEKIIIILRTHTGNDFSLYKKNTVYRRIERRMGVHKIDQINSYVHFLQENPDEVHILFKELMIGVTNFFRDTLVWEKLKEKVIPAKVGKHQPASTIRVWIPGCSTGEEAYSLAIVFKEVAEKINPYGGFSLQVFATDLDNDAIETARKGIFPVNIEADVSPKRLSRFFTKTDDGYRINNEIRETIVFAQHNIIMHPPFTNIDIISCRNLLIYLDPELQKKLLGLFFYSLNAEGILLLGNSETLGTQSHLFTPEYSSLKIYKRGNSNLNPELFDFPSSFSRSKLTVNENKIPDKPIMNIQTHVDQLLLNQFSPAGVLVNENGDILYISGRTGKYLEPAVGKANLNIFAMLRPGFQNDFAIAFRRVVMKKETVILHNVKIGTNGSTIALNVTIQWVNKPEALFGKVLIIFTDVAKTSENKTLSKSGKQAAGSTREKELEEELQRTREEVQNILEEMQTSQEELKSTNEELQSTNEELQSTNEELTTSKEEMQSLNEELQTVNAELQSKVDDYSRVNNDMKNLLNSTDIATLFLDKELNIRRFTDQATKIFKLIKSDIGRPFTDQVSQLIYPDLAEDAIEVLRTLIFIEKQIPTKDGKWFSTRIMPYRTFDDRIDGLVITFINISDLKQAEEKLNETSQFHRLLLDSSPDVIIKLSTDWKILEFNSVAEEVFGIKHDDVINKNYLKLFVPEPERRKTEQLMNQLLKQAGENKIEMKTIIAGTAETEIEWTANVLSNNQKLPLEVIIIKKKLSHD, from the coding sequence TTGAAAACAGAAAAAACAGAACCAGTTGTTTCATCCCTTAAGAAAAATCAGGAGAAGTTTCCAATAATTGGAATTGGTGCATCGGCCGGAGGATTGGAAGCGCTGGAACAACTATTTGGAGAGGTACCTGAAAACAGTGGTATGGCATATGTGGTCATTCAGCATTTGGATCCTACACATAAAGGCATGCTTCCTGAACTGCTTCAACGGGTCTCCAAAAATAAAGTTTTCCAGGTGGAAGATAAAATGAAAGTGAAACCCAACTGTGTATATGTTATTCCACCCAATAAAAGCATGTCGATTTTAAAAGGATTACTGTATCTGTTTGAACCTATTGAAGCAAGGGGAATGCGCCTTCCCATCGATTTTTTTCTGCGTTCACTGGCCGATGATCAGAGGGATAGCGCAGTTGGTATTATTCTCTCAGGAATGGGTTCCGACGGCAGTATTGGAATTGGCGCAATTAAAGAAAAAAACGGAATTGCCATTGTGCAGGAACCAGAAACGGCAAAATTCGACAGTATGCCGCGTAATGCTATTAATTCAGGATTGATTGATGTTGTTGCTCCGCCGAATGAAATTCATTCAAAATTAATTGAATTTCTTGACCACGTACCGGTGGTTAAAACAGACCGGATTATTGGGAAAGACAGCAAAAGTGCACTGGAGAAAATTATCATTATACTGCGTACACACACCGGAAACGACTTTTCGTTGTATAAAAAGAATACGGTTTACCGCCGTATCGAAAGACGAATGGGCGTACATAAAATTGATCAAATAAACTCATACGTTCACTTTCTGCAGGAAAACCCGGATGAGGTGCATATTCTTTTTAAGGAACTGATGATTGGCGTTACGAATTTTTTTCGCGACACCCTTGTTTGGGAAAAGTTAAAGGAAAAGGTTATTCCGGCAAAAGTTGGCAAGCACCAACCCGCCTCAACAATAAGAGTATGGATACCCGGATGTTCTACCGGTGAAGAAGCTTATTCACTAGCCATTGTATTTAAGGAAGTGGCAGAAAAAATAAACCCTTACGGAGGATTCTCTTTACAGGTTTTTGCCACTGATCTCGATAACGATGCTATTGAAACAGCCAGAAAAGGAATATTCCCGGTAAATATAGAAGCAGATGTATCGCCAAAACGATTAAGCCGTTTTTTTACCAAAACAGATGATGGTTATCGTATAAATAATGAAATCAGGGAAACCATAGTATTTGCACAGCACAACATTATTATGCACCCGCCTTTTACCAACATTGATATTATTTCGTGCCGGAACCTGCTGATATATTTGGATCCCGAATTGCAAAAAAAATTGCTTGGGTTGTTTTTTTACAGTCTAAATGCTGAAGGGATTTTGCTGCTGGGTAACTCAGAAACACTGGGGACTCAAAGTCATCTGTTTACACCCGAATATTCCAGCCTGAAAATTTACAAACGTGGTAATTCGAACCTGAACCCCGAATTGTTCGATTTTCCTTCTTCCTTTTCGCGGTCAAAACTTACTGTTAACGAAAATAAAATACCCGATAAACCCATTATGAATATTCAAACGCATGTTGATCAATTGTTACTCAATCAATTTTCACCTGCCGGAGTTTTGGTAAATGAAAATGGCGACATTTTATACATCAGCGGACGCACGGGAAAATATCTGGAACCTGCCGTAGGAAAAGCAAACCTCAATATTTTTGCCATGCTACGTCCCGGATTTCAAAACGATTTTGCCATTGCCTTCCGCAGGGTAGTCATGAAAAAGGAAACGGTGATTTTGCACAATGTCAAAATTGGCACAAACGGAAGCACCATCGCATTAAACGTTACTATTCAGTGGGTGAATAAGCCAGAGGCTTTATTTGGGAAGGTATTGATAATTTTTACTGATGTTGCCAAAACTTCTGAAAATAAAACACTTTCGAAAAGCGGAAAACAGGCCGCCGGCAGCACCAGGGAAAAAGAACTGGAAGAAGAATTACAGCGTACCCGTGAGGAAGTACAGAATATTTTGGAAGAAATGCAAACTTCGCAGGAAGAGTTGAAATCAACTAACGAGGAATTGCAATCAACCAACGAAGAATTGCAGTCAACCAATGAGGAACTGACCACCTCGAAAGAGGAAATGCAAAGCCTGAATGAGGAACTTCAAACCGTTAATGCCGAATTACAGTCGAAAGTTGATGATTACTCGCGGGTTAACAACGACATGAAAAATTTACTTAACAGCACCGATATTGCCACCTTATTTCTTGATAAAGAATTAAATATCAGGCGATTTACCGACCAGGCAACAAAAATCTTTAAACTTATTAAAAGCGACATCGGACGACCCTTTACCGACCAGGTTTCCCAACTCATTTACCCGGATTTGGCTGAAGATGCAATTGAAGTTTTGAGGACGCTTATCTTTATTGAGAAACAAATTCCGACAAAAGACGGCAAGTGGTTTTCAACGCGCATCATGCCTTATCGCACGTTCGACGACAGGATAGACGGACTGGTCATCACATTTATTAATATCTCTGATTTGAAACAGGCGGAAGAAAAATTAAACGAAACCAGTCAGTTCCATCGCCTGCTACTCGATTCATCTCCTGATGTAATTATTAAATTATCAACCGATTGGAAAATACTGGAGTTTAATTCAGTTGCAGAAGAAGTTTTTGGGATAAAGCACGATGATGTTATCAATAAAAATTATTTGAAATTGTTTGTTCCTGAACCTGAACGGCGTAAAACAGAACAATTAATGAACCAACTGCTGAAACAGGCAGGTGAAAATAAAATAGAAATGAAGACAATCATAGCAGGTACTGCTGAAACGGAAATCGAATGGACGGCTAATGTCCTTTCCAATAATCAGAAATTGCCATTGGAAGTAATAATTATCAAAAAAAAATTAAGTCATGATTAG
- a CDS encoding sugar transferase encodes MHGIMTNCKDTEEKYKNRFKIISESKKLDELFREETIDELIYCKAKNNQHEIRNYISNCAEVGISFHHFNETAQSENGIQSKLLSFRLIDQLPLVTYKNTPDNYLGLKMKIAFDFLFSFTVIILGFPIFLMIAFAIQLEGSGPVFFKQERIGLNGRRFLCFKFRTMAVGSEALQASLLGQNEQDGPVFKIANDPRVTRIGRFLRKTSLDELPQFVNILRGEMSVVGPRPPIPTEVEKYEQWQKRRLSMKPGITCTWQVSRRNNISFEQWMRLDLEYIDNWSLTNDFLIVFKTIKTVITATGR; translated from the coding sequence ATCCATGGCATTATGACCAATTGCAAGGATACAGAAGAAAAGTACAAAAACAGATTCAAAATTATTTCTGAAAGCAAAAAACTGGATGAATTGTTTCGTGAAGAAACCATCGATGAATTAATTTATTGCAAAGCAAAAAATAATCAGCATGAAATACGCAACTATATCTCTAATTGTGCAGAAGTTGGTATTTCTTTTCATCATTTTAATGAAACGGCTCAGAGTGAAAACGGAATTCAAAGTAAATTACTTTCTTTTCGCTTAATTGACCAATTGCCATTAGTAACCTACAAGAATACACCCGACAACTATTTAGGATTAAAAATGAAAATCGCCTTTGACTTCCTGTTTAGCTTTACAGTAATTATATTGGGTTTTCCAATCTTTTTAATGATTGCCTTCGCCATCCAGCTTGAGGGTAGTGGCCCGGTCTTTTTCAAGCAGGAGCGGATTGGTTTGAATGGTCGCCGCTTTTTATGTTTTAAATTTCGTACAATGGCTGTCGGTTCGGAAGCGCTTCAAGCCTCATTGTTGGGGCAAAATGAACAGGATGGCCCTGTTTTCAAAATCGCAAATGATCCCCGGGTTACGCGTATAGGAAGGTTTCTGAGAAAGACTTCACTTGATGAATTACCTCAGTTTGTAAACATATTAAGGGGAGAGATGTCAGTAGTTGGACCACGGCCTCCAATACCCACGGAAGTAGAAAAATATGAACAGTGGCAAAAAAGGCGATTAAGTATGAAGCCAGGAATTACCTGTACCTGGCAGGTTTCACGAAGAAATAATATTTCATTTGAACAATGGATGAGATTGGATTTGGAATACATTGATAACTGGTCATTAACGAATGATTTTCTCATAGTTTTTAAAACTATTAAAACAGTAATTACTGCAACCGGAAGATGA
- a CDS encoding OmpA family protein codes for MDSYPDTNIEVQGHTDSKGSEIYNQNLSEQRAATISGYLYVKGIAYNRLTIKGFGENVPKYSNDTSKGQTQNSRVEFMITANEKMKADAQQNAVD; via the coding sequence TTGGATAGTTATCCTGATACCAATATTGAAGTTCAGGGGCATACCGATAGCAAAGGAAGTGAGATTTACAATCAGAACTTATCAGAACAACGGGCCGCCACCATTTCCGGGTACCTGTATGTTAAGGGTATTGCTTATAACCGTTTAACAATTAAGGGATTTGGCGAAAATGTACCAAAATACTCAAACGATACATCAAAAGGTCAGACACAAAATAGCAGGGTCGAATTTATGATTACAGCAAATGAAAAAATGAAGGCTGATGCCCAACAAAATGCTGTAGACTAA
- a CDS encoding helix-turn-helix domain-containing protein produces MILKIKNMESRRCKILVKQEMDKLGLQNITVELGEIEFEGDISGEKLQLFDSALKKLGLKILVDKRSQLVAKIKDAVYQLVYLTGDHIKPDYSNFISEKVNISYNSLSTIFSAKENITIEKYIIAQRIERVKELLIYSDINLSDIAFKMHFSSVAHLSTQFKKVTGLTPSFFRNNRNDRNNELKM; encoded by the coding sequence ATGATTCTAAAAATTAAAAATATGGAAAGTCGCCGGTGTAAAATACTGGTGAAGCAAGAAATGGATAAACTGGGTCTTCAGAACATTACAGTGGAACTGGGTGAAATTGAATTTGAAGGGGATATTTCCGGCGAGAAATTACAATTGTTCGATTCAGCCCTCAAAAAATTGGGGTTAAAAATTTTGGTGGATAAAAGAAGTCAACTTGTTGCAAAAATTAAGGATGCGGTTTATCAATTAGTTTATCTCACTGGCGATCACATAAAACCAGATTATTCCAATTTTATCAGCGAAAAAGTAAATATTAGTTACAACTCTCTTAGCACTATCTTCTCAGCAAAGGAAAATATTACCATTGAAAAGTATATTATTGCCCAACGAATTGAACGTGTAAAAGAACTGCTCATTTATTCAGATATAAACCTTAGCGACATTGCTTTCAAAATGCATTTCAGTAGTGTAGCTCATTTATCCACTCAGTTTAAAAAAGTTACCGGTTTAACCCCTTCCTTCTTCAGGAACAACAGAAATGACAGGAATAACGAACTTAAAATGTAA